The following proteins come from a genomic window of Gordonia westfalica:
- a CDS encoding amidohydrolase, whose translation MTTPVDIPIDPSLVDLYKDLHRHPELGFQEQRTVGVVVERLESAGFDVTTGVGRTGVVGILRNGDGPTIALRADMDALPVCEDTGLDYASTVTATDENGKTVPVAHACGHDLHTTCLLGAAAILASDTSGWSGTVVVIFQPAEELGAGAQAMVDDGLWDRFPKPDVVLGQHVSPLPAGKIAGHPGASYAGSDSLRVRLVGRGAHGSMPEASVDPIVLAAATVMRLQTVISREIPSTATAVLTVGSIHAGDAANVIPGEAEIQLNIRSYNETVRGKILDSVERIVRGEAAAAGAPEDPTITEIERFPVVTNDPDALGKTLSAFADWLGAANILDPGAGAGSEDVGILATSCDAPLSYWLLGGADPSLFTTGDMTDPALLKVPSNHSPHYAPVIDPTLDIGVRALVLAARAWLG comes from the coding sequence ATGACCACTCCTGTAGACATCCCGATCGACCCTTCGCTCGTCGACCTCTACAAAGACCTCCACAGACACCCGGAACTCGGCTTCCAGGAACAACGGACCGTCGGCGTGGTTGTCGAGAGGCTCGAGTCGGCGGGCTTCGACGTGACGACCGGCGTCGGCAGGACCGGGGTGGTCGGCATCCTGCGAAACGGGGATGGTCCGACGATCGCGCTGCGCGCCGACATGGACGCCCTACCTGTTTGCGAGGACACCGGACTCGACTACGCGAGCACCGTCACCGCGACCGACGAGAACGGTAAGACGGTCCCGGTCGCCCATGCGTGTGGTCATGACCTGCACACCACATGTCTCCTGGGTGCGGCGGCCATCCTCGCATCCGATACATCGGGATGGTCGGGCACCGTCGTCGTCATCTTCCAACCCGCCGAAGAACTCGGTGCCGGCGCGCAGGCGATGGTCGACGACGGCCTGTGGGACCGTTTTCCCAAACCCGACGTCGTGCTCGGTCAGCATGTCTCGCCGCTGCCCGCCGGCAAGATCGCCGGGCACCCCGGAGCATCGTATGCCGGGTCGGATTCACTCCGGGTACGGCTGGTGGGTCGTGGTGCACACGGCTCGATGCCCGAGGCTTCGGTCGACCCCATCGTGCTGGCGGCAGCGACGGTGATGAGGCTGCAGACCGTCATCTCGCGGGAGATCCCGAGTACCGCAACGGCCGTGCTCACCGTCGGATCGATCCACGCCGGTGACGCCGCGAATGTAATTCCGGGAGAAGCCGAGATCCAGTTGAACATCCGCAGCTACAACGAGACCGTTCGCGGCAAGATCCTCGACAGCGTCGAGCGAATCGTGCGCGGTGAGGCGGCCGCCGCGGGAGCGCCGGAAGATCCGACCATCACCGAGATCGAACGGTTCCCGGTGGTCACCAATGATCCGGACGCGCTGGGCAAGACGCTGAGCGCCTTCGCGGACTGGTTGGGCGCGGCCAACATCCTCGATCCGGGGGCCGGCGCGGGCAGCGAGGATGTCGGCATCCTGGCCACCAGCTGTGACGCACCGTTGTCGTACTGGTTGCTCGGCGGAGCGGATCCGTCGCTGTTCACCACCGGCGACATGACGGACCCGGCGTTGCTGAAGGTGCCGTCGAACCACTCTCCGCACTACGCGCCGGTGATCGATCCGACGCTGGACATCGGTGTGCGGGCCCTGGTCCTCGCTGCCCGCGCCTGGTTGGGGTAG
- a CDS encoding RDD family protein — MAGAPIPIGPPPTVWGAGASATVGVGRDDLVSGEAVALALPPGGLGYRILSGMIDVALGIALWLFLWWLSYKVTGDLNDAWRGTVNTLLPIISVVALPTVTETLTGGKTAGHLIVGLRTLRDDAGPTGFRQSLTRALVGFIEMYACLGLPALICAAISRKNKRLGDLLAGTYVIRDRHRIEEQHPIEMPAGLVSWAVAADMAALPDGLAVIIRQFLNGCHGMKPEPRAAAARRLVFDAAPFVAPAPPQSASFEDVLSAIMAERRRRDAERLEREARLRERLLR; from the coding sequence ATGGCGGGTGCGCCGATCCCGATCGGGCCGCCGCCGACCGTCTGGGGCGCCGGAGCGTCGGCCACCGTCGGGGTGGGCCGAGACGACCTGGTCTCCGGTGAGGCGGTCGCACTCGCGCTACCACCGGGCGGTCTCGGCTACCGGATTCTGTCGGGGATGATCGACGTCGCACTGGGGATCGCCCTGTGGTTGTTCCTCTGGTGGTTGTCGTACAAGGTGACCGGCGACCTCAACGACGCGTGGCGGGGCACCGTCAACACGTTGCTGCCCATCATCAGCGTCGTCGCCCTACCGACCGTCACGGAGACACTCACCGGCGGCAAGACCGCCGGCCATCTGATCGTCGGACTGCGGACCCTGCGAGACGATGCCGGGCCCACCGGTTTTCGGCAGTCGCTGACCCGTGCGCTCGTCGGGTTCATCGAGATGTACGCCTGCCTGGGCCTGCCCGCGCTGATCTGCGCCGCGATCTCGCGGAAGAACAAGCGGCTCGGCGATCTCCTCGCCGGCACCTACGTGATCCGAGACCGGCACAGGATCGAAGAACAGCATCCCATCGAGATGCCCGCCGGACTCGTCTCGTGGGCGGTGGCGGCCGACATGGCGGCCCTGCCCGACGGCCTCGCCGTGATCATCCGCCAGTTCCTCAACGGCTGCCACGGCATGAAGCCCGAACCCCGGGCCGCCGCAGCGCGTCGGCTGGTCTTCGACGCGGCGCCCTTCGTGGCGCCCGCGCCGCCGCAGAGCGCGTCGTTCGAGGATGTGCTGTCGGCGATCATGGCCGAACGTCGACGCCGCGACGCCGAACGACTCGAACGCGAAGCACGCCTGCGGGAGAGATTGTTGCGGTGA